Proteins from a genomic interval of Triplophysa dalaica isolate WHDGS20190420 chromosome 13, ASM1584641v1, whole genome shotgun sequence:
- the mrpl19 gene encoding 39S ribosomal protein L19, mitochondrial, translating to MAAYTRRAREMMGLLRVLRIVVQGERLVSTSTLRHAVASDGPPKFTPPPKPVIIDKTQSETSLRRFLSPEFIPPRQRTNPIKFSIERKDMIERRKVLNIPEFYVGSIIAVTMSDPYANGNQNRFVGICTQRSGKGLGATFILRNVVDGQGVEICYELYSPRLRQIEVLKLEKRLDDNLMYLRDALPEYSTYDFDMQPVHFELTGDVPVNPLKVKMKPKPWSKRWERPKFNVQGIRFDLCLTPEMMEHAQKWAQPWKKYDMLKEYETSNLEEQILEEVQENLNK from the exons ATGGCGGCGTACACACGGAGGGCGAGAGAAATGATGGGCTTGCTACGAGTGTTAAGAATTGTGGTTCAGGGCGAAC gtCTTGTGTCGACGTCAACGTTGAGGCATGCTGTGGCTTCAGACGGACCCCCAAAATTCACTCCTCCCCCAAAACCTGTCATCATAGACAAAACACAGAGCGAGACATCTTTACGACG GTTCCTGAGTCCAGAGTTTATTCCTCCACGTCAGCGTACTAATCCCATTAAGTTTTCTATTGAACGAAAAGACATGATAGAGAGACGGAAAGTTCTCAACATTCCAGAATTTTATGTTG GCAGTATTATAGCAGTCACCATGTCTGACCCATATGCGAATGGAAACCAAAATCGCTTTGTTGGGATCTGTACTCAACGCTCTGGCAAAGGATTGGGAGCTACTTTCATCCTCAGGAATGTGGTAGATGgccaag GTGTGGAGATATGCTATGAGCTGTACAGTCCACGTCTGCGGCAAATTGAGGTGTTAAAGCTGGAAAAGAGGCTGGATGACAATCTCATGTACTTGAGAGATGCTCTACCTGAGTACAGCACCTACGACTTTGACATGCAGCCGGTTCATTTCGAGCTCACAGGAGATGTTCCAGTGAATCca ttaaaagtaaaaatgaagccAAAGCCATGGTCTAAACGATGGGAGCGTCCCAAGTTTAACGTTCAGGGTATTCGTTTTGACCTATGTTTGACCCCAGAGATGATGGAGCATGCTCAGAAGTGGGCACAACCTTGGAAGAAGTACGATATGCTGAAAGAGTATGAGACATCCAATCTAGAAGAGCAGATCTTGGAGGAGGTACAGGAAAACCTTAACAAGTGA
- the pfas gene encoding phosphoribosylformylglycinamidine synthase, with the protein MPVIRFYRREEAGKGRVIRRIEQLYPEVTITTELCYNVEVNGSESLSVGQKDVLRWLFTPPYSASLSEEPSLKTMDGAKLVEIGPRLNFSTAWSTNAVSIFQSAGLNQVSRVELSRRHLVKLREGHNRVIKDAEMETLVCSLYDSMTECVYPQPITSFAVDVRPQEVFEVDILGKGRAALEMANDELGLAFDSWDLDYYTALFQKVKRNPTSVECFDLAQSNSEHSRHWFFRGRMIIDGEEQKETLFSLIMGTQRHSNQNNVIKFCDNSSGIKGMELECMYPTNPAQASQYETRRTTRHVIFTAETHNFPTGVAPFSGATTGTGGRIRDVQSAGKGGHVIAGTAGYCFGNLHIPGFVLPWEEEGWEYPSSFATPLQVAIEASDGASDYGNKFGEPVLSGFARSFGMRLANGERREWIKPIMFSGGLGSIEDQNVKKEPAEQGMEVVKIGGPVYRIGVGGGAASSIQVQGDNSSARDLGAVQRGDAEMEQKMNRALRACLERTEGNPICSIHDQGAGGNGNVLKELSEPAGAVIYTSKFKRGDPTLSVLELWGAEYQESNALLLRPSDRSFLERVCQREKCPVDFVGKITGDGRIVLVDDLHKEANRLDGGRSPVDLELDWVLGKMPQKEFVMQHMAVSLQPLSLPAGLSVLSALERVLRLPAVASKRYLTNKVDRSVTGLVAQQQCVGPLHTPLADVAVVALSAFSIQGAATAIGEQPIKGLLSTAAGARMAVGEALTNLVFARVSALKDVKCSGNWMWAAKLPGEGACLWEACQAMSEVMGQLGVAVDGGKDSLSMAARVGGETVKAPGSLVISVYAVCPDITATVTPDLDNPDGKGVLLYVPVNPGKHRLGGSALAQCYGQLGDCSPDLDHPDKLSACFNTTQTLIQDRLLTAGHDVSDGGLISCLLEMAFAGNCGIEVDLPFEGVQVMEALFSEELGLVLEACESNALSVCQRYKEAGLLCLRIGTTCGFGPDAMVRVCLRGQEVLNERVPTLRALWESTSFQLERLQANPLCVKEEEEGLVSRTQPYIKLTFDPSQTPIIKDPVLEKPCVAVIREEGSNGDREMSAALFMAGFEVWDVTMQDLCSGSTTLDPFRAVVFVGGFSYADVLGSAKGWAATVTFNPRARDEFKRFRNRDDTLSLGVCNGCQLLGLLGWVGEREDEGSDVTMTHNKSGRFESRFVSVSILPSPAIMLKGMEGSALGVWVAHGEGLMQFRSSAAQRRLINASLAPLRYVDDSGTPTEIYPMNPNGSAQGVAGICSADGRHLAMMPHPERAVLGWQWAWAPRHLRGSLEPSPWLSMFRNAAVWCQSA; encoded by the exons ATGCCTGTCATACGGTTCTACAGGAGAGAGGAGGCAGGTAAAGGGCGGGTCATACGCAGGATCGAACAGCTCTATCCTGAAGTCACCATAACAACTGAGCTTTGCTACAATGTGGAAGTGAACG GGTCCGAGTCTTTAAGCGTGGGGCAGAAAGATGTTCTGCGCTGGTTGTTCACTCCTCCTTATTCTGCTAGTCTGTCAGAAGAGCCCAGTTTAAAAACAATGGATGGGGCGAAACTGGTGGAGATAGGTCCTAG GTTAAACTTCTCTACTGCTTGGTCCACCAATGCCGTGTCTATCTTCCAAAGCGCAGGCCTGAACCAGGTGTCCAGAGTAGAGCTCTCTCGTAGGCATCTCGTCAAG CTACGGGAGGGACACAATCGTGTGATTAAGGATGCAGAGATGGAAACACTGGTTTGCAGCTTGTACGACAGCATGACTGAATGTGTTTACCCTCAGCCAATCACATCATTTGCTGTTGATGTTCGGCCACAGGAAGTTTTTGAGGTGGATATTCTAGGAAAGGGTCGTGCTGCCTTAGAGATGGCCAATGATGAACTCG GGTTAGCGTTTGACTCATGGGATCTGGACTACTATACTGCTCTTTTTCAAAAGGTGAAAAGAAATCCAACCAGCGTTGAATGCTTTGATCTGGCTCAGTCCAACAG TGAGCACAGTCGCCATTGGTTCTTCCGAGGACGCATGATCATTGATGGAGAGGAGCAGAAGGAGACACTCTTCAGCCTTATTATGGGCACTCAGCGCCATAGCAACCAAAATAACGTCATCAAATTCTGTGACAACAGCAG TGGTATCAAAGGCATGGAGCTGGAGTGTATGTATCCCACAAACCCTGCACAGGCCAGTCAGTATGAAACCAGACGGACTACCAGACACGTCATCTTCACAGCTGAGACGCACAACTTTCCCACAG GTGTTGCTCCATTCAGCGGTGCTACCACAGGCACCGGCGGACGAATCAGAGATGTGCAGAGCGCCGGTAAGGGTGGACATGTGATCGCAGGGACTGCTGGGTACTGTTTTGGTAACCTCCACATCCCAG GGTTTGTTCTCCCCTGGGAGGAGGAGGGGTGGGAGTATCCATCAAGCTTTGCAACTCCACTCCAGGTGGCTATAGAGGCCAGTGATGGAGCCTCTGATTATGGCAATAAATTTGGGGAGCCAGTCCTTTCAG GCTTTGCTCGTTCTTTTGGAATGCGATTGGCTAATGGTGAGCGACGGGAGTGGATCAAACCAATCATGTTCAGTGGAGGGTTGGGCTCTATTGAAGACCAGAATGTGAAGAAAGAGCCAGCTGAGCAAG GCATGGAGGTGGTGAAAATTGGAGGCCCAGTGTACAGGATTGGTGTTGGTGGAGGTGCTGCCTCTTCTATACAG GTTCAAGGTGATAACTCAAGTGCTCGAGATCTAGGTGCAGTTCAGAGAGGAGATGCAGAAATGGAGCAGAAGATGAATCGAGCTCTAAGGGCATGCCTGGAGAGAACGGAAGGAAACCCCATATGCAGCATACATGATCAGGGTGCTGGGGGTAACG GTAACGTGTTAAAAGAATTAAGTGAGCCTGCTGGTGCAGTTATTTATACTAGCAAGTTTAAG AGAGGAGACCCTACCCTTAGTGTTTTAGAGCTGTGGGGGGCAGAGTATCAGGAGAGTAATGCTCTTTTGCTTCGTCCCTCTGACCGGAGCTTCCTTGAGAGAGTGTGTCAGAGGGAGAAATGCCCCGTTGACTTTGTGGGCAAAATAACCGGTGATGGAAGG ATTGTGCTGGTGGACGACCTGCATAAAGAAGCCAACAGGCTTGATGGTGGGCGGAGCCCTGTGGATCTGGAGCTGGATTGGGTATTGGGGAAGATGCCACAAAAG gagtTTGTGATGCAACACATGGCTGTTTCTCtgcagcctctctctctcccagctGGTCTCTCTGTTCTTTCAGCTCTAGAGAGAGTTCTCCGACTGCCTGCAGTGGCCAGCAAACGCTACCTCACCAACAAG GTTGATCGATCTGTGACGGGTCTGGTTGCCCAGCAACAGTGTGTGGGTCCTCTGCACACACCACTCGCTGATGTGGCTGTTGTCGCCCTGTCTGCGTTCAGCATCCAGGGTGCAGCCACGGCGATAGGCGAGCAACCAATCAAAGGGCTGCTGTCAACAGCAGCTGGGGCTCGTATGGCTGTGGGAGAAGCTCTCACTAACCTGGTGTTTGCAAGAGTGTCTGCTCTCAAG GATGTGAAGTGCAGTGGTAACTGGATGTGGGCTGCTAAGCTGCCGGGTGAGGGGGCGTGTCTGTGGGAGGCGTGTCAGGCCATGTCTGAGGTCATGGGCCAGCTGGGCGTGGCCGTGGATGGAGGAAAGGATTCTCTTAGCATGGCAGCACGTGTCGGTGGAGAAACTGTTAAGGCACCTG GGTCTTTGGTTATCTCCGTGTATGCTGTATGTCCTGACATCACAGCCACTGTGACCCCTGACCTGGACAACCCTGATGGCAAAG GTGTGTTACTGTATGTACCCGTGAACCCAGGTAAACACAGGCTGGGCGGCTCTGCCCTGGCACAATGTTATGGACAACTTGGAGACTGCAGTCCAGATCTGGATCACCCAGATAAGCTTTCTGCTTGCTTCAACACCACCCAGACACTGATTCAGG atCGATTGCTGACCGCAGGACATGATGTCAGTGACGGAGGGCTTATTTCCTGTTTGCTAGAGATGGCCTTTGCGGGGAATTGTGGGATAGAGGTGGACTTGCCTTTTGAGGGTGTTCAAG TGATGGAGGCTCTGTTTTCAGAAGAACTAGGTTTGGTTTTGGAGGCGTGTGAAAGTAATGCATTGAGTGTCTGTCAAAGATACAAAGAAGCAGGTCTGCTCTGTCTAAGGATTGGCACAACCTGTGGTTTTGGACCTGATGCTATG GTCAGAGTGTGTCTCCGTGGACAGGAAGTGCTAAATGAGCGTGTTCCCACACTGAGGGCATTATGGGAAAGCACAAGCTTTCAGCTAGAGCGACTGCAGGCTAATCCACTTTGTGTCAAGGAGGAGGAAGAAGGGCTTGTTTCTCGCACACAGCCTTACATTAAACTCACCTTTGACCCCTCCCAAACACCCATCATTAAAGATCCTG TTTTAGAAAAACCTTGTGTTGCTGTAATAAGAGAGGAAGGCAGTAATGGTGACAGAGAGATGTCTGCAGCTTTGTTCATGGCTGGATTTGAG GTTTGGGATGTCACAATGCAGGACCTGTGTTCAGGCTCTACGACCCTTGACCCCTTCCGAGCTGTGGTCTTTGTTGGTGGATTCAGCTATGCAGATGTGCTGGGGTCAGCTAAAG GGTGGGCTGCCACAGTGACCTTCAACCCCAGGGCTCGAGACGAGTTCAAGCGCTTCCGTAACCGTGATGACACCCTGAGCCTGGGGGTTTGTAACGGATGTCAGCTTCTGGGTTTGCTGGGCTGGGTGGGTGAGAGAGAGGATGAAG gTTCTGATGTTACTATGACCCATAACAAGTCGGGCCGGTTCGAGTCGAGGTTTGTGAGCGTGAGCATCCTGCCCTCTCCAGCCATCATGCTAAAGGGAATGGAGGGGTCTGCTCTGGGTGTGTGGGTCGCTCATGGAGAAG GTCTGATGCAGTTTCGTTCTTCAGCAGCTCAGCGGAGACTCATCAATGCCTCTTTAGCTCCTCTGCGTTATGTGGATGATTCTGGCACCCCCACTGAAATCTATCCCATGAACCCTAACGGTTCTGCACAAGGTGTTGCAGGCATCTGCTCGGCAGATGGGCGCCACCTGGCCATGATGCCCCATCCTGAGCGGGCCGTGTTAGGCTGGCAGTGGGCCTGGGCCCCTCGGCACCTGAGGGGATCACTGGAGCCCTCACCGTGGCTTAGTATGTTCCGCAATGCAGCAGTATGGTGTCAGAGTGCATAG
- the si:dkey-183n20.15 gene encoding RING-HC_RNF170 domain-containing protein: MERELHTKNMVTSHSFHNRSHHLSQIKSQGHMNREDLHKLWLPTANREPQCPVCLQTASYPVETNCGHLFCAPCLISYWKHGSWLDAINCPLCRQRVNKMCHLFGDNRADREEREILRQIKGYNKRNSGAARQVKDYLCDAPLFMLLLVRRLGNMSGLVWLFLLRVAVCGFGAAMSLASPLETLPGPLGGVLGMLDDFVVVFLILICIININQQMGPQRTRTQTFTHGVLTDAL, encoded by the exons GTCCCATCATCTCTCGCAAATAAAGAGTCAAGGTCACATGAACAGAGAG GATTTGCACAAGCTGTGGTTACCAACTGCCAACAGGGAACCCCAGTGCCCCGTGTGTTTGCAGACAGCCAGCTACCCTGTAGAGACCAACTGTGGGCATCTTTTCTGTG caccGTGCCTGATATCATATTGGAAACATGGCTCCTGGTTAGATGCCATCAACTGTCCTTTGTGCAGACAGAGG GTGAATAAAATGTGTCATCTCTTCGGGGACAATAGAGCTGATCGTGAAGAAAGGGAGATTTTGAGACAAATTAAAGGTTACAACAAACGTAACTCTGGAGCAGCTCGGCAG GTTAAAGATTACCTTTGTGACGCACCTCTCTTCATGCTGTTGCTGGTGCGGCGGTTGGGGAACATGAGTGGTCTTGTTTGGTTGTTTCTTTTGAGGGTGGCTGTCTGTGGATTTGGGGCAGCCATGTCTCTGGCATCCCCCTTGGAGACCCTCCCAGGGCCTTTAGGCGGAGTGCTGGGCATGCTGGATGATTTTGTAGTGGTTTTCCTTATTCTTATCTGCATTATTAACATTAACCAGCAGATGGGGCCACAGAGGACAAGAACTCAAACGTTCACACATGGTGTGTTGACAGATGCGTTGTAA